CATAGTCAACGGCGAGATAGACGAACACGGCAACCTCACCCCCGACAGAGACGGTCGCGCGCCGAAACGAGAGTAGTCTGCTACCACGACGGCGCTTCTAAGCCCGCCGATTCGAGCAGTTCCTTCCACCGTTGCTGAATCGTCAGTCGAGAGACGCCTGCGGCTTCTGCGACGACGCCTTGGGACCGCTGGTCGCCTTCGATGAGCGACCCAGCGTACAGACTCGCGGCGACGACTGCTTTCTTCGAGTCGGGACTGGTGTCGTCGTCCCACTCCGAGACCGTCGAGAGGAAGAGGTCGGTCGCCCGCGAGCGAGCGTCAGCGTCGAGCTCGAGGCGGTCTGCAGTCTGTTGGAGGTCGGCGAGCCACCGCTTGTTCTCGATTTGGTCGCGTGCCCGGTACACGAAATTCAATACGGCTCCATCCCACATAAACGCTCGCAGATAACGATACATTCTTGTCGCCCTCGCGGGAAAATGGGGATGCGAGCGCGGGTAGCCAAGCCAGGAAACGGCGCAGCGCTTAGGACGCTGTCTCGTAGGAGTCCGCCCGTTCAAATCGGGTCCCGCGCATCCACCTTTTTATTGCGAGCGTTTGCCTCCGGCAAACGCTCGATAAAAATCTGGACCAAAATCACGTCGTCACCCCCTACGGAGGCGGCTTCGCGGCCTCCTTCGAGGGTTCCTCGGACGCGCTCGGTTCGGCGAGATTCCTCCGGAACCTCGCCTCACTCGCGGTGAATCGCGGCGCTCGGGTTCTTCGAACCGCTCGCTTGCGAATGCTACCCTGGTCCTAGGAGAGGATGGGCGAAACAAGTTGGATTCGTGTCGGAATACGAACCCAACACCTTGCTAACAATTCACAAACTCGTGAGTCGGTTTGACGCACCTTTTTATACTCTCGACATGTTGGCGTTCGTATGTCAGGACTGGCGGACACATACGACACTGGCGGCCGCCAGTCCACCCTCTTGTGGGCATCTCTCCTCTTCGTCGGTGGCTTCGTCGCGGCCGCTGGACTCGCGGCCGCGGCCGCCAGCGTCGTCGCGGGATTCGGTACCTCGCCCGCCACAGCAGTCGATTCCGGAGTGCTATTCGCAGGAGCGACCCTGCTCGCACTTTACGCCACGCTCGCCGCACGGGCGGCGACTGGCCGACGTCGTGCCGTCGCGGCGCTCGGCGCTATCGTCGCCACCGGCGGCCTCGCACTCTTCTGGGCGGTAGAGGCGACGACGTTCGCGGCCGTTCCGCTCGGAGCCATCGCCGCCTACGTCGTCGGCGCAGTCGTCGTCCTCTGGGCTGTCGTCACCGCTGACGGCTCTGTCGCACCCGCTCGCGGCGCGTCGGCCGAGAACGACTCGACGGCCTCCGTCAGCGGCGTCGTCGGAACTCGTCCCGCTGAGCAGGCGGACACGGCGACTACCACACACGTCGGAACCGACGGCGGCGACGAGGACGACGACTTGGAGTTCTTCGACGAGTAAACGGCCTCAGGGGAGTATCCATTGACTGACCACGAGCGATAGCCTGCCGTCCTGCCGATACCTTACGAAATTGACGGGACGCAAATAACTCTCTCCACAAACCTTTTCTCCGGTCGCTGAGTCAGTGCGGGTAATGGCTGGTTTGAGCGAACTGTTGGGGGACCTCGTCGCCGACGCCGACGCCGCATTCTTGTTCTCCCCGAGCGGGTCCTACTACGACCAGTTCGAGGACTTAGACGGCGTCGAACTCGTCGTCGTCGGTCCCGAGAACTCGGTCGGCGCGGACGAGTTCGTCGAACTCCCCTTGGAGTTCGAGAACGTCCACGAACGGATTCGATTCGGAATCGAAGGCGGCATGGAACAGGGGTATCTCGAAGACGGCGACGTGGTCGTCTGCGCGGTGAGCATGTTCGAAGGTGGAACCGACACCGTCACGCGAGCGCGAGCGAGCGACTCGATGCGCTCTGGGGTCTACGACCTCTTCGCAAACTCGCGGGCGGACCCCGGTGTCATCCGCGACGTGTTCGAAGTCGCAATCGAACTCGGGAAGAAAGGCCAGAAGGGCAAACCCGTCGGCGCGCTGTTCGTCGTCGGCGACGCGGGCAAAGTGATGAACAAGTCCCGCCCGCTGAGTTACAACCCCTTCGAGAAGTCTCACGTCCACGTCGGCGACCCCATCGTCAACGTGATGCTGAAGGAGTTCTCCCGACTCGACGGCGCGTTCGTCATCAGCGACTCCGGGAAGATAGTCTCCGCATATCGCTACCTCGAACCTTCTGCGGAGGGCGTCGATATCCCGAAGGGCCTCGGTGCACGCCACATGGCGGCGGGTGCGGTCACCCGCGAGACGAACGCGACGGCCATCGTCCTCTCGGAGAGTGACGGGATGGTTCGAGCGTTCAAGAGCGGCGAGTTGATACTCGAACTGGACCCGGAGGAGTACTGATGCAAGTGGACTGGCAACTGCTCCTCCGAGAGGAGTTCCAGTACATCCTCGCGTTGCTCGTCCTCCTCGTTGGCGGACTCGGGGGCTACGTCATCGGCCGACTGAACAAGCGACTGCTCGACGCCGCCGGAGTGCCCGAAGCAGTCGAGCGCACGCCGTTCGAGCGAACGGCCCAGAGTCTCGGCACCGACACCGTCTCGCTCGTCGCGCGTCTGAGTTCGTGGTTCATCTACGGCGTCGTCATCCTCATCGCGCTGAACATCGCGGACCTGTTGAACGCCCGCCTCTTCTGGGAGGGCGTCCTCTCGTTCATCCCGGACCTGTTCGTCGCGGTGCTGGTGTTCATCATCGGCTTCGTCGTCGCCGACAAGGCCGAACTCATCGTCGGCGAGCGACTGCGCTCGGTCAAGTTGCCGGAGGTCGGCATCATCCCGAAGGTCGTCAAGTACACCATCGTCTATCTGGCGGCACTCATCGCGCTCGGACAGGTCGGCGTCGCCACGACGGCACTGCTCATCCTGCTCACCGTCTACGCCCTCGCCATCATCGTCTTTGGCGCGGTGGCGTTCTGGG
The sequence above is a segment of the Halorussus halophilus genome. Coding sequences within it:
- the dacZ gene encoding diadenylate cyclase DacZ codes for the protein MAGLSELLGDLVADADAAFLFSPSGSYYDQFEDLDGVELVVVGPENSVGADEFVELPLEFENVHERIRFGIEGGMEQGYLEDGDVVVCAVSMFEGGTDTVTRARASDSMRSGVYDLFANSRADPGVIRDVFEVAIELGKKGQKGKPVGALFVVGDAGKVMNKSRPLSYNPFEKSHVHVGDPIVNVMLKEFSRLDGAFVISDSGKIVSAYRYLEPSAEGVDIPKGLGARHMAAGAVTRETNATAIVLSESDGMVRAFKSGELILELDPEEY
- a CDS encoding mechanosensitive ion channel domain-containing protein, translating into MQVDWQLLLREEFQYILALLVLLVGGLGGYVIGRLNKRLLDAAGVPEAVERTPFERTAQSLGTDTVSLVARLSSWFIYGVVILIALNIADLLNARLFWEGVLSFIPDLFVAVLVFIIGFVVADKAELIVGERLRSVKLPEVGIIPKVVKYTIVYLAALIALGQVGVATTALLILLTVYALAIIVFGAVAFWDLLRSSAAGVYLLLNQPYGIGDKVRVGDERGIVQEVDVFVTHIESEGEEHVIPNSRVFKQGFVRIRD
- a CDS encoding transcription initiation factor IIB family protein; its protein translation is MYRARDQIENKRWLADLQQTADRLELDADARSRATDLFLSTVSEWDDDTSPDSKKAVVAASLYAGSLIEGDQRSQGVVAEAAGVSRLTIQQRWKELLESAGLEAPSW